From the Paenibacillus sp. FSL H8-0548 genome, one window contains:
- a CDS encoding helix-turn-helix transcriptional regulator, which yields MKIKLKEMRSIKGWTQAEVATHSGISLDYIRSLEIGRASPSLKIAQKLKIAFGCEHIDDLIDEAI from the coding sequence ATGAAAATCAAGTTAAAAGAGATGCGTAGCATTAAAGGCTGGACTCAAGCGGAGGTTGCTACACATTCGGGTATTTCTTTAGATTATATCCGTTCCCTTGAGATTGGACGAGCTTCTCCAAGTCTTAAAATCGCTCAAAAGTTAAAAATAGCATTTGGCTGCGAGCATATCGATGATTTGATTGATGAAGCTATCTAA
- a CDS encoding phage antirepressor KilAC domain-containing protein, which yields MKIIEYKGLRVLTTNQLAEAYGTDNKNLNDNYQNNAGRYKREKHFFLLEGDELKAFKASTEISGNLKYAPLLFLWTEKGSWLHAKSLNTDKAWEAYELLVDDYYDKKELSNSVVPSYMLEDPEERALQWVAELRQRKELENQKLLLEKAVTELKPKIAYLDTILQSKGLVTTTQIGKDYGLTAPELNKILHDVGIQYKVNDQWVLYKKYADKGYTQSYSFPFKHKDGTPDVKMNTQWTQRGRIFIHEQLTKIGIKANIEKEYGEVN from the coding sequence ATGAAAATTATTGAGTATAAGGGATTGCGAGTGCTCACAACTAATCAACTTGCTGAAGCATATGGAACAGATAATAAAAATTTAAACGATAATTACCAAAACAATGCAGGTAGGTACAAAAGGGAAAAGCACTTTTTCCTTCTGGAAGGTGATGAACTGAAGGCCTTTAAAGCTTCTACGGAAATTTCGGGGAACCTTAAATATGCGCCTTTGCTTTTTCTTTGGACTGAAAAGGGTTCGTGGTTACATGCGAAATCATTAAACACGGACAAGGCGTGGGAAGCGTATGAATTGTTGGTGGACGATTATTATGATAAAAAAGAATTGTCTAATAGTGTAGTCCCATCATATATGTTGGAAGATCCCGAGGAAAGAGCGCTGCAATGGGTAGCGGAACTAAGACAACGAAAAGAACTAGAAAATCAAAAACTCTTATTGGAAAAAGCTGTAACAGAATTAAAGCCTAAGATTGCATACCTGGATACTATTTTGCAATCAAAAGGTTTGGTAACAACAACACAAATAGGTAAGGATTATGGCCTGACTGCCCCAGAATTAAATAAAATACTTCATGACGTAGGAATTCAATATAAAGTAAACGACCAGTGGGTTTTGTACAAGAAATATGCAGATAAGGGGTATACTCAGTCGTATTCCTTCCCCTTTAAACACAAGGATGGAACACCTGATGTTAAGATGAACACCCAATGGACGCAACGAGGTCGGATTTTTATACACGAGCAGTTAACCAAAATCGGGATCAAAGCAAACATAGAAAAAGAATACGGTGAAGTAAACTAA
- a CDS encoding helix-turn-helix transcriptional regulator codes for MNVAVGDRIKRLREKRDWSQLELAERVGINNSVLSRIEAGKRKARADELDKIASTLNVTSEYLLGRDSFVSKVKSGEGIKEQTAATEAHELFHLLSQDGITLEGKILTAEDRKRIKEMIHIMFPNEKDAD; via the coding sequence GTGAATGTCGCTGTAGGTGATCGTATTAAACGATTGCGGGAAAAACGCGATTGGTCACAACTAGAGTTAGCGGAACGAGTTGGGATAAACAACAGCGTACTCTCGAGGATTGAAGCAGGAAAAAGAAAAGCGAGAGCTGACGAACTAGATAAAATTGCATCGACTTTAAATGTCACATCTGAATATTTATTAGGAAGAGATTCATTTGTTTCAAAGGTGAAATCAGGCGAGGGAATTAAAGAACAAACCGCAGCTACCGAGGCCCACGAACTCTTCCACTTATTGAGCCAAGATGGAATCACGCTTGAAGGAAAAATATTGACAGCTGAAGATCGCAAACGAATAAAAGAGATGATACATATTATGTTTCCAAATGAAAAAGACGCCGATTAA
- a CDS encoding helix-turn-helix transcriptional regulator, with protein MKEINLALIKKRRKEMRITLQDMAIYLGFKNASNYYKYESGKYRFNAEHLPLIADKLKLKMNEIFFIHNFAKIAK; from the coding sequence ATGAAGGAAATCAACCTTGCGCTAATAAAAAAGAGGCGCAAAGAAATGCGAATTACACTTCAAGATATGGCTATTTACTTAGGGTTTAAGAACGCTTCTAATTATTACAAGTACGAATCAGGTAAATACAGATTCAACGCTGAACATCTCCCATTAATTGCTGATAAGTTGAAACTTAAAATGAATGAGATTTTTTTTATTCATAACTTTGCTAAAATAGCAAAGTAA
- a CDS encoding siphovirus Gp157 family protein, whose amino-acid sequence MSLKLYELSESLNQVAYMMEEEGVEGLEGVLETIDLSFQQKAEGIIKLHHSKLTEAETIENEIKRLKVRSDKLKKDAAWLHEYVEREMLRSNTPEIKSSLFKIKIGANPPRVEITNQALLPTQYMRTSVSVAPNKMLIKDELQKGTLIPGAELRQDMKLKVK is encoded by the coding sequence ATGTCACTTAAATTATATGAATTATCCGAATCACTAAACCAAGTCGCTTACATGATGGAAGAAGAAGGCGTAGAAGGTCTAGAAGGCGTGCTAGAGACTATCGACCTATCATTCCAACAAAAGGCTGAGGGGATCATTAAACTCCACCACAGCAAGCTTACAGAAGCTGAGACTATCGAAAATGAGATCAAACGGCTTAAAGTTCGCTCGGACAAGCTTAAAAAGGATGCTGCATGGCTGCATGAATACGTTGAACGGGAAATGTTGCGTTCCAACACGCCTGAGATTAAGTCATCGCTGTTCAAAATCAAGATCGGAGCCAATCCACCGCGTGTGGAAATTACAAACCAAGCGTTACTGCCTACGCAATATATGCGCACTTCCGTATCAGTCGCTCCTAATAAGATGCTGATTAAAGATGAATTGCAAAAGGGAACGTTGATTCCTGGTGCTGAGCTTCGACAAGATATGAAATTAAAAGTTAAGTAG